The Coffea arabica cultivar ET-39 chromosome 1e, Coffea Arabica ET-39 HiFi, whole genome shotgun sequence genome has a window encoding:
- the LOC113703782 gene encoding ABSCISIC ACID-INSENSITIVE 5-like protein 2 — MGFQTMGSHGSGQQSHLQPPLARQNSWFSLTLDEVENQLGNLGKPLGSMNLDELLKNVCTAEANTGLDISNSSPAAALQRQASLTLARAFSGKTVDEVWRAIQLGQKMKSLEDIDSQSTLGETTLEDFLVKAGLFVADASLAPEMVLDSSLTAQNFTPQIGLSPTVSLDALSDSPLPGRKRNSADVEKTIERRLRRKIKNRESAARSRARKQAYHNELVTKVSRLEEENIKLKKEKELEKMLPLDSSSEPRYQLRRTSSF; from the exons ATGGGGTTTCAGACAATGGGTTCTCATGGAAGCGGGCAACAATCACACTTACAACCACCATTGGCCAGGCAGAATTCTTGGTTTAGTTTGACACTTGATGAAGTAGAGAATCAATTGGGTAACTTAGGTAAACCACTTGGTAGCATGAACCTTGATGAATTGCTTAAAAATGTGTGCACTGCAGAGGCAAATACTGGGTTGGACATCAGTAATTCCTCGCCAGCAGCTGCTCTTCAGCGACAGGCTAGCCTCACCCTAGCCAGGGCTTTTAGCGGGAAGACAGTTGATGAGGTGTGGAGAGCTATCCAGTTAGGCCAGAAGATGAAGAGCCTTGAGGATATTGATAGTCAGTCAACTCTTGGGGAAACGACTTTGGAGGATTTCTTGGTAAAAGCAGGGCTTTTTGTCGCTGATGCTTCTTTAGCACCTGAAATGGTGTTGGATAGCTCGTTGACTGCACAGAATTTTACTCCACAAATTGGTTTGTCACCAACTGTTTCACTTGATGCTCTATCAGACAGCCCTTTGCCTGGAAGGAAGAGGAATTCTGCAGATGTAGAGAAAACAATTGAACGGAGGCTaagaagaaaaatcaagaataggGAATCTGCTGCACGCTCGCGAGCAAGAAAACAG GCATACCACAATGAGCTGGTGACTAAGGTTTCACGTCTTGAAGAGGAAAATATAAAGCTGAAGAAAGAGAAG